The Sulfurimonas hydrogeniphila genome includes a window with the following:
- a CDS encoding Bax inhibitor-1/YccA family protein, which yields MGLYDRDYARGNTYASHVESRNEAQIVSFVKETYKLFAASMLAGAAGAYVGVPLAASISGLIWPLFFLEIGLLIGLQFVKNKPGINLLVMFAFVFVTGLTTAPLLAYTLGMNGGGAIVGNAFAMTAVVFGAMSFFAIKSTKDFTGYGKPLMIALFVIIGFSIINIFLGNPMFQIIIAGAVVILFSILVIYDTQNIMKGAYQTPIDGAIALYLDFLNIFIALLQLFGIFGNEE from the coding sequence ATGGGACTATATGATCGTGATTATGCAAGAGGTAATACTTATGCTTCACATGTAGAGAGTCGCAACGAAGCGCAGATAGTCTCTTTTGTAAAAGAGACATATAAGCTTTTCGCTGCATCAATGCTTGCAGGAGCAGCCGGTGCTTACGTAGGTGTGCCTTTGGCTGCCAGTATTTCAGGTTTGATCTGGCCGCTGTTCTTTTTGGAAATCGGTCTTTTAATCGGTTTGCAGTTTGTAAAAAACAAACCTGGTATCAATCTGCTGGTAATGTTTGCTTTTGTATTTGTTACAGGACTGACAACAGCGCCATTATTGGCTTATACACTTGGAATGAACGGCGGCGGTGCGATAGTAGGTAATGCTTTTGCCATGACAGCTGTAGTATTCGGTGCAATGAGCTTTTTTGCTATAAAAAGCACAAAGGATTTTACAGGATACGGAAAACCTTTAATGATTGCTCTTTTTGTAATCATCGGATTTTCAATAATAAACATATTTCTTGGAAATCCGATGTTCCAAATTATCATTGCCGGAGCAGTAGTCATACTCTTTAGCATCCTGGTAATTTATGATACGCAAAATATCATGAAAGGAGCATATCAAACGCCTATTGACGGTGCCATTGCGCTTTATTTGGACTTTTTAAACATCTTTATAGCACTGCTGCAGCTTTTTGGTATCTTTGGAAATGAAGAGTAG
- a CDS encoding OmpP1/FadL family transporter: MKKTIKLAVVAALALGATSAFATNGAALIGTGAKSRGMAGTSIGISHGAESALSNPALITSVKGTEISFGGTIFMPHVKNENNIGFGASSFDSDANLNVIPEVSLATKINDNFYVGIGMWGTGGMGVDYRDANSVLAGGTQMQMVTNLQLMQFGVPLAYTTNGFSVAVTPILQYGSLDINYEYPGSPNPLDPNAAGDTIGMGVAQDLKFGYNIGLAYTMSGFTVGAIYKSRIDMEYKGFDTVVSPFTATGYNNNKLSTPAEIGIGASYNMGEHTVAVDYKQIKWSDAKGYKDFEWDDQNVIALGYEYNTKGWAVRLGYNYASSPISEKTVVNPATDIPNSAGLQPGTVNTFNLLGFPGIVESHYAIGASYDISNKASVDVAYTYAPEVTNTYKNFAAQDITTKHSQDGVSVQLNYNF, from the coding sequence ATGAAAAAAACAATTAAATTAGCAGTAGTAGCTGCATTAGCTTTAGGTGCAACTTCTGCATTTGCAACGAACGGTGCAGCATTAATAGGTACGGGTGCAAAATCTCGTGGTATGGCAGGAACGAGTATTGGTATAAGCCATGGTGCAGAATCTGCTCTTTCAAATCCTGCTTTAATTACTTCTGTGAAAGGAACTGAGATTTCTTTCGGTGGTACAATTTTTATGCCACATGTAAAAAATGAAAATAATATTGGTTTTGGAGCTTCATCATTTGACAGTGATGCTAATTTAAATGTTATACCTGAAGTTTCTTTGGCAACTAAAATCAACGATAATTTTTATGTTGGTATTGGTATGTGGGGAACTGGCGGTATGGGTGTTGACTATCGTGATGCCAACTCTGTATTAGCAGGTGGTACTCAAATGCAAATGGTTACCAATCTTCAATTAATGCAGTTTGGTGTGCCATTGGCATATACTACAAATGGTTTTAGTGTAGCTGTTACACCAATTTTGCAATATGGTTCTTTGGATATTAATTATGAGTATCCAGGTAGCCCTAATCCTTTAGATCCAAATGCTGCGGGAGATACAATCGGAATGGGTGTTGCTCAAGATTTAAAATTTGGTTACAACATAGGTTTAGCTTATACGATGTCTGGTTTTACAGTTGGAGCAATTTATAAATCTAGAATTGATATGGAATATAAAGGGTTTGATACAGTTGTTAGTCCTTTTACTGCAACTGGATATAATAACAATAAACTTTCCACACCAGCTGAGATTGGTATAGGTGCAAGTTATAATATGGGCGAGCATACTGTAGCTGTTGATTATAAGCAAATTAAATGGTCTGATGCGAAAGGATATAAAGATTTTGAATGGGATGATCAAAATGTAATTGCTTTAGGTTATGAGTATAATACAAAAGGTTGGGCAGTGCGTTTAGGTTATAATTATGCTTCAAGTCCTATTAGCGAAAAAACTGTTGTGAATCCTGCAACTGATATTCCAAATAGTGCTGGATTACAGCCAGGTACAGTCAATACTTTTAATCTTCTTGGTTTTCCAGGTATTGTTGAATCTCACTATGCAATTGGTGCTTCTTATGATATAAGTAATAAAGCATCAGTAGATGTAGCATATACATATGCACCTGAAGTTACAAATACTTATAAAAACTTTGCAGCTCAAGATATTACAACAAAACACTCTCAAGATGGTGTAAGTGTACAACTGAACTATAACTTCTAG
- the purM gene encoding phosphoribosylformylglycinamidine cyclo-ligase encodes MSQISYKDAGVDIDAGNSFVENIKPLVKSTKVPGVLGGIGSFAGAFELPKGFKEPVMLAATDGVGTKLKLAIDSGIHNTVGIDLVAMCVNDLICNFGTPSFFLDYYATGKLDVNVATNVVAGIAEGCIRSECALIGGETAEMPGMYSEDDYDLAGFAVGVAEKSEMDRVSLVRAGHKLIALPSSGLHSNGFSLARKVLFEKMNLDFNDDFNGKPLIETLLEPTNIYVKTFKALKNEIVAMAHITGGGIVENLPRVLPENLMAEVKEDAIRVLPIFELMSEHVDRDEMFRAFNMGVGMILVVEEANVEKVLASAEGSYLIGEIKEGKREAKLV; translated from the coding sequence ATGAGTCAAATTTCGTATAAAGACGCGGGTGTAGATATAGATGCAGGAAACAGTTTTGTAGAAAATATAAAACCTCTTGTCAAAAGTACAAAAGTTCCAGGAGTCCTTGGAGGCATCGGCTCATTTGCCGGTGCCTTTGAATTGCCAAAAGGTTTTAAAGAGCCTGTCATGCTTGCGGCAACCGACGGTGTCGGCACAAAACTCAAACTTGCCATTGACAGCGGTATTCACAATACCGTAGGTATTGATTTGGTTGCAATGTGTGTCAATGATTTAATCTGTAACTTTGGAACTCCGAGTTTCTTTCTTGATTACTATGCAACCGGAAAACTCGATGTAAATGTAGCAACCAATGTCGTTGCAGGCATAGCAGAGGGATGTATCCGCAGTGAATGTGCACTTATTGGAGGAGAAACAGCTGAAATGCCGGGAATGTACTCCGAAGATGACTATGACCTTGCCGGTTTTGCAGTCGGTGTTGCAGAAAAATCTGAAATGGACAGAGTAAGCTTGGTTCGTGCAGGACACAAACTTATAGCACTTCCAAGTTCCGGACTGCATTCAAACGGTTTTTCTCTTGCAAGAAAAGTGCTCTTTGAAAAAATGAACTTAGATTTCAATGATGATTTCAACGGTAAACCGCTGATAGAGACACTTTTAGAGCCGACAAACATCTATGTGAAAACATTCAAAGCACTTAAAAACGAGATAGTAGCTATGGCACATATTACAGGCGGAGGCATTGTAGAAAATCTTCCACGTGTACTGCCTGAAAACTTAATGGCAGAAGTAAAAGAAGATGCTATCAGGGTTCTTCCTATCTTTGAACTTATGAGCGAGCATGTAGATCGTGATGAGATGTTTAGAGCATTCAATATGGGTGTAGGCATGATACTTGTCGTTGAAGAAGCGAATGTTGAGAAAGTCTTGGCATCTGCCGAGGGATCTTACCTGATTGGAGAGATAAAAGAGGGCAAACGCGAAGCCAAGCTTGTATAG
- a CDS encoding YgaP family membrane protein yields MDYNKIRKFCRVFRIALGLALIIAGLITGIVWFYLGLIPLIAGLTNFCPLCIISKKCDLPQDSESK; encoded by the coding sequence ATGGATTATAACAAAATTAGAAAGTTTTGCAGAGTGTTTCGCATTGCACTTGGTCTTGCTCTCATTATTGCAGGCTTAATCACAGGCATAGTATGGTTCTATCTTGGACTTATTCCTCTCATTGCGGGCTTGACTAACTTCTGTCCACTTTGTATCATTTCAAAAAAATGTGATTTACCACAAGATTCGGAGTCAAAATAA
- a CDS encoding spermidine synthase has product MKDFIYNEMMVHVPLCTHKEPNNVLIISSNSAGFVQEIQKYKYDDINCDVISADINLLREVADDKYDVVISELETDAAVLAHFNRVLNEEGLLVTAHPSLDDVPENKRIMQILGKYAKIIMPYNLGNGKTALLASKEYHPTADIILQRTDLLDGLEYYNCDIHPAAFATGNNVRKEYLGIIKN; this is encoded by the coding sequence ATGAAAGATTTTATATATAACGAAATGATGGTGCATGTGCCATTGTGTACACATAAAGAGCCAAACAATGTTTTAATCATCAGTTCAAACTCGGCAGGCTTTGTGCAAGAGATACAAAAATATAAATATGATGATATTAATTGTGATGTAATTTCAGCAGATATAAATTTGCTCCGTGAGGTTGCCGATGACAAATATGATGTAGTGATCTCAGAACTTGAGACAGATGCTGCAGTTTTAGCGCATTTTAATCGTGTGTTAAACGAAGAGGGACTTTTGGTAACAGCGCACCCTTCTTTGGATGATGTACCTGAAAACAAAAGAATTATGCAAATTTTAGGCAAATATGCAAAAATCATTATGCCATATAACTTAGGTAATGGAAAAACAGCTCTTTTGGCATCAAAAGAGTATCATCCAACAGCAGATATAATTTTACAAAGAACAGATCTTCTTGACGGTTTAGAATATTACAACTGTGATATTCATCCTGCTGCTTTTGCTACCGGAAACAATGTGAGAAAAGAGTATCTGGGCATTATTAAAAACTAA
- the coaE gene encoding dephospho-CoA kinase (Dephospho-CoA kinase (CoaE) performs the final step in coenzyme A biosynthesis.), translating into MAYEYAIALTGGIATGKSTVASLLALNGMRVIDADTISHEILDDSVEWVIETFGSKYVNGTKVDRTKLGSYIFSHPAAKKTLEAYLHPKIQAEIEKRSEKQDKFQFPYLIDIPLFFENSNYDIKESVVVYTPEDIQLERFMKRNGYSEEESLKRIASQMPIDKKKNKATWIIDNSKNLKHLQNEVEQFVEKIKEIYKK; encoded by the coding sequence ATGGCTTATGAGTATGCTATTGCACTGACAGGCGGTATTGCTACTGGAAAAAGTACAGTAGCCTCACTGTTGGCACTGAACGGAATGCGGGTTATTGATGCAGATACGATTTCACATGAAATTCTCGATGACTCTGTAGAATGGGTGATAGAAACTTTTGGAAGTAAGTATGTAAACGGTACAAAAGTAGACAGAACAAAGTTAGGAAGTTATATTTTTTCTCATCCTGCCGCGAAAAAAACACTTGAAGCGTATCTGCATCCTAAAATACAGGCTGAAATAGAAAAACGCAGTGAAAAGCAGGATAAATTTCAATTCCCCTATCTTATAGATATCCCGCTTTTTTTTGAAAATTCCAATTATGATATAAAAGAGAGTGTTGTAGTCTATACTCCTGAAGATATTCAACTTGAGCGTTTTATGAAACGTAACGGTTACTCAGAAGAGGAGTCTTTGAAGCGAATTGCTTCACAAATGCCGATTGATAAGAAAAAAAACAAAGCGACCTGGATTATAGACAATTCAAAAAATCTCAAACATCTGCAAAATGAGGTAGAGCAATTTGTAGAGAAGATAAAGGAGATATACAAAAAATGA
- the dapF gene encoding diaminopimelate epimerase, whose translation MKISKYSANGNDFVIFHDDKKQERNELAKVLCHRQEGIGADGLIVIVPHEKYDFEWEFYNSDGSHADMCGNGSRACAHYAYNHNLAPAKMQFMTGAGVIGAEVEENTPKNAMVTSELTAPEILETGIEFGGHSWWLINTGVPHLVRYTDSIEDFDTEEARELRYVYNANVNIMHVESGNLRVRTYERGVEDETLACGTGMAACFYRAYKEGKVKNNIEVYPTSGDTLYLGVNEKTITFKGRVKKTFETEWEV comes from the coding sequence ATGAAAATAAGCAAATACAGTGCAAACGGAAATGATTTTGTAATATTTCATGATGATAAAAAACAAGAGCGCAACGAGCTTGCAAAAGTCTTATGCCATCGTCAAGAGGGCATCGGAGCAGACGGACTGATAGTCATCGTGCCTCATGAAAAGTATGATTTTGAATGGGAGTTTTATAATTCTGACGGAAGTCATGCGGATATGTGCGGAAATGGCAGTCGGGCATGTGCCCATTATGCGTACAATCATAACCTTGCACCTGCAAAAATGCAGTTTATGACAGGAGCCGGTGTTATTGGCGCAGAAGTCGAAGAAAATACTCCCAAAAATGCTATGGTGACAAGCGAACTGACAGCTCCTGAGATTCTTGAAACCGGTATAGAATTTGGCGGACACTCTTGGTGGCTGATAAATACAGGTGTGCCGCATTTGGTACGATATACCGACTCTATAGAAGATTTTGACACAGAAGAGGCAAGAGAACTTCGCTATGTTTATAATGCAAATGTCAATATTATGCATGTAGAAAGCGGCAATTTGAGAGTCCGTACTTATGAACGCGGTGTGGAAGATGAAACATTGGCCTGTGGGACAGGAATGGCTGCCTGCTTTTACAGAGCTTACAAAGAGGGCAAAGTCAAAAACAATATTGAGGTTTATCCGACAAGTGGCGATACACTCTATTTGGGTGTAAATGAAAAAACGATTACTTTTAAGGGGCGTGTGAAAAAAACTTTTGAAACAGAGTGGGAAGTTTAG
- the prfA gene encoding peptide chain release factor 1, whose amino-acid sequence MLADKLTPFINRYNELSELLSSPDITSDIKRMTELSKEQSSLLPIVEKTKEYKALLEEISDSKEMLSDPEMGDMAKEELKELEPQVSVLEEEIKMLLLPKDPNDDRNIIVELRAGAGGDEAAIFVGDLFDAYTRYADLKGWKIELLSSSPSDAGGYKEVIALIKGEQVYSRLKYEGGTHRVQRVPQTESQGRVHTSAITVAVMPEVDDVEIEINENDLKIDVMRSSGCGGQSVNTTDSAVRITHLPTGLVVTNQDQKSQHKNREKAMKVLKARLYDLEMQEAQAEDAAQRAAQVGTGDRSGRIRTYNYPQNRISDHRINLTLYRLNEIMSGGLLDEIIEPLIADHQAKIVEAAGL is encoded by the coding sequence ATGTTAGCAGATAAACTTACACCGTTTATCAACCGCTATAACGAACTTAGCGAATTGCTAAGTTCACCTGACATCACCTCTGACATCAAACGGATGACAGAACTTTCCAAAGAACAGTCTTCCCTTTTACCGATCGTTGAAAAGACAAAAGAGTACAAAGCACTTTTAGAAGAAATCAGTGACTCAAAAGAGATGCTCTCAGACCCGGAAATGGGTGATATGGCAAAAGAAGAGCTTAAAGAACTTGAACCTCAGGTTTCCGTTTTGGAAGAAGAAATAAAAATGCTCCTTCTTCCAAAAGATCCCAATGATGACAGAAATATCATTGTAGAGCTTCGTGCCGGTGCCGGTGGAGATGAAGCGGCAATCTTTGTCGGAGACCTGTTTGATGCCTATACACGCTATGCAGATTTAAAAGGCTGGAAAATAGAACTTTTAAGCAGTTCTCCTTCAGATGCAGGCGGATACAAAGAGGTTATAGCACTTATAAAAGGGGAACAGGTTTACAGCAGGTTGAAATACGAAGGCGGTACACACAGGGTGCAACGCGTGCCTCAGACAGAAAGTCAGGGCCGGGTACACACCTCTGCAATCACAGTTGCAGTTATGCCTGAGGTTGATGATGTTGAAATTGAAATTAACGAAAATGATTTAAAAATAGATGTGATGCGCTCATCAGGTTGTGGAGGACAGTCTGTCAACACTACCGACTCGGCTGTTCGCATTACTCACCTGCCTACAGGTCTGGTTGTCACTAATCAGGATCAGAAATCACAGCATAAAAACAGAGAAAAAGCAATGAAAGTACTCAAAGCCAGACTTTATGACCTTGAGATGCAAGAAGCGCAAGCCGAAGATGCTGCACAACGTGCCGCACAGGTAGGTACCGGTGACAGAAGCGGAAGAATCAGAACATATAACTATCCGCAGAACCGTATCAGTGATCACAGAATCAACTTGACACTTTACAGACTCAATGAAATTATGAGCGGCGGACTGCTTGATGAAATCATCGAGCCGCTTATTGCAGACCATCAGGCAAAAATCGTAGAGGCTGCAGGGCTCTAA
- the rpsT gene encoding 30S ribosomal protein S20 has translation MANHKSSIKRIRQTLVRTERNRFYRTRLKNIVKAVSSAVEAGNKEEAQAAFKVANQQIHKFVSKGILKKETAARKVSRLHKSVNAI, from the coding sequence ATGGCAAATCACAAGTCATCAATTAAGAGAATTCGCCAGACACTCGTTCGTACCGAACGTAATCGTTTCTATAGAACTCGTCTTAAAAATATCGTAAAAGCAGTTAGTTCAGCAGTTGAAGCTGGTAACAAAGAAGAAGCACAGGCAGCATTTAAAGTTGCAAACCAGCAAATTCACAAATTTGTAAGCAAAGGTATCTTGAAAAAAGAGACTGCTGCAAGAAAAGTAAGCCGTCTACACAAATCTGTAAACGCAATATAA
- the glmM gene encoding phosphoglucosamine mutase, producing the protein MKLFGTDGVRGEAGSFLSAPVAMKVAMAAGIYLKSSAVTNKILVGKDTRRSGYMIENAIVSGLTAIGYDVIQVGPMPTPAIAYITENMRCDAGIMISASHNSYEDNGIKFFNAHGDKFSSETEKEIENIYFNDALLNNSQVTGKAIGKAKRIDDVIGRYIVQLKNSFPVHMTLQGMRIVLDTANGAAYKVGPTVLEELGAEVIVLHDKPNGFNINEDCGALHTKDLCKSVVRYRADLGIALDGDADRLVVVDETGEAVDGDHLLGALGVYLHKQNKLKGGGIVTTVMSNQGLEDYMSENGLKLFRSDVGDKHVLAIMKKQDINFGGEQSGHIIFSDFAKTGDGLVATLQLLALLNDKKKKASELLRPFPLYPQKLVNLHVKKKKPLSEIASLDEKLHALEKKGIRHLIRYSGTENKLRVLLECKEADIMNEKMNEIVEFFKKALNE; encoded by the coding sequence ATGAAATTATTTGGCACAGACGGCGTACGAGGCGAGGCAGGTTCTTTTTTAAGTGCTCCGGTTGCTATGAAGGTTGCTATGGCTGCGGGGATTTATTTGAAATCGTCGGCAGTTACAAATAAAATACTTGTAGGAAAAGATACACGCAGAAGCGGCTACATGATAGAGAATGCTATTGTAAGCGGATTGACGGCTATTGGGTATGATGTCATTCAGGTTGGTCCTATGCCTACACCGGCCATAGCATACATTACAGAAAATATGCGCTGTGATGCGGGGATTATGATTTCTGCTTCACATAATTCTTATGAAGATAACGGGATTAAGTTTTTTAACGCCCACGGGGATAAATTTTCCAGTGAGACAGAAAAAGAGATAGAAAATATATATTTTAACGATGCACTTCTTAATAACTCCCAGGTTACAGGCAAGGCAATAGGAAAAGCAAAACGTATTGATGATGTGATAGGGCGATATATAGTACAGCTTAAGAACTCTTTTCCTGTGCATATGACACTGCAGGGAATGCGTATAGTGCTTGACACGGCAAACGGTGCAGCTTATAAAGTAGGCCCGACTGTTTTGGAAGAACTTGGTGCCGAAGTGATTGTACTGCATGACAAACCAAACGGTTTCAACATTAACGAAGACTGCGGTGCTTTGCATACAAAAGATTTATGCAAGAGTGTTGTCAGATATAGAGCCGATCTGGGAATAGCACTTGACGGTGATGCTGACAGACTTGTTGTTGTAGATGAAACTGGAGAAGCAGTAGATGGTGACCATCTTCTGGGTGCACTTGGCGTTTACCTACATAAGCAAAACAAGCTCAAAGGCGGAGGAATCGTAACGACTGTCATGAGTAATCAGGGGCTTGAAGATTACATGTCAGAAAATGGTTTGAAACTTTTTCGATCAGATGTCGGAGACAAACATGTTTTGGCAATTATGAAAAAGCAGGACATTAACTTTGGCGGGGAACAAAGCGGGCATATTATATTTAGTGATTTTGCAAAAACCGGTGACGGGCTTGTAGCAACACTTCAGCTACTTGCCTTATTGAATGATAAAAAGAAAAAAGCTTCAGAGCTTTTACGACCATTTCCTTTATATCCGCAAAAACTTGTGAACTTACATGTAAAGAAAAAAAAGCCTTTAAGTGAAATTGCTTCTCTGGATGAAAAGTTGCATGCTTTAGAGAAGAAAGGAATACGGCATTTGATCCGCTACTCAGGGACAGAAAACAAACTGCGTGTTCTTTTGGAGTGTAAAGAAGCTGATATCATGAATGAAAAAATGAATGAAATCGTAGAATTCTTTAAAAAAGCGCTCAATGAATAA
- the lspA gene encoding signal peptidase II has translation MNNSNKMLRLLAILLFSIAGVFIIDQNIKSLFVEGFRYYTECIDLILVYNKGVAFSMFAFLNEYLKYIQLLLVSGVLIYVLYLKKLCYALPVGILLGGAFSNIYDRFVHEGVVDMVYWHCGFDFAVFNFADVMIDFAVLWLLILNFKPNLCKN, from the coding sequence ATGAATAACAGTAATAAAATGTTACGCCTCTTGGCGATATTGCTCTTTAGTATCGCAGGTGTATTTATCATCGATCAAAATATTAAAAGTCTCTTTGTTGAGGGCTTTCGTTATTATACAGAGTGTATAGATCTGATACTTGTTTACAACAAGGGTGTGGCTTTTTCAATGTTTGCATTTTTGAATGAGTATTTAAAGTATATTCAGCTTTTGCTTGTAAGTGGTGTTTTGATATATGTACTGTACCTCAAAAAGCTATGTTATGCTTTACCAGTGGGAATACTTCTTGGAGGGGCGTTTTCCAATATTTATGACAGGTTTGTTCATGAGGGCGTTGTAGATATGGTCTACTGGCATTGCGGATTTGATTTTGCTGTTTTTAATTTTGCAGATGTGATGATAGATTTTGCCGTTTTATGGCTGCTTATTTTAAATTTCAAACCAAATTTATGCAAAAATTAA
- the tig gene encoding trigger factor, whose translation MEIKANKINGANAQIEATISRDEVNEKIEKIAKQLSKTANVQGFRKGKVPVAIIKKQYGEKLVEDAEAEALREVLAKGLTELNIDSASLIGEPTISKFEKSDDKIEVAVKIAMRPEINLENVKSFVPDFEKPEVTDEEVEERIKEIAENQAPLVDIKRNRKMKEGDTAVIDFEGFIDGKAFEGGAAENFELKLGSGQFIPGFEDQLIGVKRDEEVTINVTFPENYGSDTLAGKDAEFKVKVNGIKVKDEVVIDDELAKKLLPGEEDATLEKLKEEVKKALEQEKLAKLYNEELKPKLLETLVEKIDFDLPEFVVDQEIDMAVNKKASQMSEDEIKELKENPEKLEELRESFRDDAVKSVKATFIIDALAQEMGIKVEEQEVMQTIYYEAMQMGQDPQKAYEHYKEAGYLPAIQMSMVEDKVLTALLNEKSEA comes from the coding sequence ATGGAAATCAAAGCAAACAAAATTAATGGTGCAAATGCTCAAATTGAAGCAACAATCTCAAGAGATGAGGTGAATGAAAAGATAGAAAAAATTGCGAAACAACTCTCTAAAACTGCGAATGTTCAAGGTTTCCGTAAAGGGAAAGTTCCTGTTGCTATTATCAAAAAGCAATATGGTGAAAAACTTGTTGAAGATGCTGAAGCAGAAGCACTTCGTGAAGTTCTTGCAAAAGGCTTGACAGAGTTAAACATTGACAGTGCATCTTTGATTGGTGAGCCGACTATTTCTAAATTTGAGAAAAGTGATGATAAAATAGAGGTAGCCGTAAAAATAGCTATGCGTCCTGAAATAAATTTAGAGAATGTAAAATCTTTTGTTCCTGATTTTGAAAAACCTGAAGTGACAGATGAAGAGGTTGAAGAGAGAATTAAGGAAATCGCTGAAAATCAAGCGCCTTTGGTTGACATCAAGCGTAACCGCAAAATGAAAGAGGGTGATACTGCTGTTATTGACTTTGAAGGTTTTATAGACGGAAAAGCTTTTGAAGGCGGTGCTGCAGAGAATTTTGAGCTTAAACTTGGTTCGGGACAGTTTATCCCAGGATTTGAAGATCAGTTGATTGGCGTAAAAAGAGATGAAGAAGTTACAATCAATGTGACTTTTCCTGAAAACTACGGTTCAGACACACTTGCAGGAAAAGATGCCGAATTTAAAGTAAAAGTAAACGGTATTAAAGTAAAAGACGAGGTTGTTATAGACGATGAGCTTGCAAAAAAACTGCTTCCTGGTGAAGAAGATGCAACTTTGGAAAAACTTAAAGAAGAAGTAAAAAAAGCACTTGAGCAGGAAAAACTTGCAAAACTCTACAATGAAGAGCTAAAACCGAAACTTTTAGAGACGCTGGTTGAAAAAATTGATTTTGATTTACCGGAGTTTGTCGTAGATCAGGAAATTGATATGGCTGTTAACAAAAAAGCATCGCAAATGAGTGAAGATGAAATCAAAGAGCTTAAAGAAAACCCTGAAAAGCTAGAAGAACTTCGTGAAAGCTTTCGCGATGATGCAGTAAAAAGTGTAAAAGCTACATTTATTATAGATGCCTTAGCGCAAGAGATGGGTATAAAAGTAGAAGAGCAGGAAGTGATGCAGACTATCTACTATGAAGCAATGCAAATGGGTCAAGATCCGCAAAAGGCATATGAGCATTATAAAGAGGCAGGGTATCTTCCGGCAATTCAAATGTCAATGGTAGAAGACAAAGTGTTAACTGCTCTCTTGAATGAAAAGTCAGAAGCGTAA
- the clpP gene encoding ATP-dependent Clp endopeptidase proteolytic subunit ClpP, translated as MSYIPYVVEKTGRGERSYDIFSRLLKDRIVMLSGEVNDAVASTIVAQFLFLEAEDPEKDIYFYINSPGGVVTAGMAIFDTMNYIRPHVATICIGQAASMGAFLLSSGEKGKRYALPHARIMIHQPLGGAQGQATDIAIQAEEILRMKKELNAILAENTGQSIETVEKDTDRDNFMSAAEAKDYGMIDEVLVKNDKE; from the coding sequence ATGAGCTATATTCCTTATGTAGTGGAAAAAACAGGACGCGGTGAGCGTTCTTATGATATTTTTTCCCGTCTTTTAAAAGACAGAATTGTGATGCTCAGCGGAGAGGTAAATGATGCTGTGGCATCTACTATAGTTGCACAGTTTTTGTTTCTTGAAGCAGAAGATCCTGAAAAAGATATCTATTTTTATATTAACTCTCCCGGCGGAGTTGTAACTGCGGGAATGGCTATTTTTGATACGATGAACTATATTCGTCCTCATGTTGCTACGATCTGTATCGGTCAGGCTGCATCCATGGGTGCATTTTTGCTTTCAAGCGGTGAAAAAGGCAAACGCTATGCATTGCCTCATGCGAGAATAATGATACATCAGCCTTTAGGCGGTGCACAGGGTCAGGCAACTGATATCGCAATTCAGGCAGAAGAGATTCTTCGCATGAAAAAAGAACTCAATGCAATATTGGCAGAAAATACCGGGCAAAGCATTGAAACAGTTGAAAAAGATACAGATCGTGACAACTTTATGAGTGCTGCAGAAGCAAAAGATTATGGCATGATTGATGAAGTGTTAGTTAAGAACGACAAAGAGTAG